The genomic stretch TAGAAACCATCTTTTTGAGAGACTCCGCAACATTGTTTATCGGCTCTACAGATGGCATGTTTATTTATGACATTAGCAATGCTCCGAACATTATACACCTCAGCACTTACAGGCACGTAACAAGCTGCGACCCTGTGGTGGCAAATGAAAATTACGCTTATGTAACATTGCGCTCTTCGGTAAATAACAATGCTTGCAGCCGAGGTGTAAACCAGCTTGACATTCTGGATATTTCAGACCTAACTATGCCGCAGGAAGTAAACCGCATACCCATGGATCACCCCATCGGGCTAGGTTTGTATGGCGACACCCTGCTGGTTTGCGATGATGGGATAAAAGTTTTTAGCACCGTTGATCCTCGCAACCCTTACCTCATTACCACTCAAAAGGAAATAGATGCTGTGGATATTATTCCTTACGGTAAGCAAATGATTATCTCCACCAGCACCGGATTTGAGCAGTACGAATATCACAAAGGCGAACTCAAATTTCTAAGCAAAATATGAAACGATTAACCCAACTTCTCTTGTTGTGTGCTAGCTTTTTTGCCCAAGCACAGCAAGTAGATGAACTTGTTATCAGAAATAGTTTTCCTGAAAATCGCCTAAGTATAGGCTTTGTTCTTTCTGACTTTATTGTAGATCGCTTTCGAATGGAAGGAGCTTACCGTATTGCTGGCCCACATACCTTAATTCTTGGGGTAGGCACCCACCTCGGCCGTATGGACATGGATGACAACCCTTTTAACCGAAGCAACTATCCTGCAAAT from Owenweeksia hongkongensis DSM 17368 encodes the following:
- a CDS encoding LVIVD repeat-containing protein — translated: MKKLLLLTASILFLVSCQDGVSDTSAIPGTGQGGSLARFAISSDFMFAVNGQSLKVFSLSDPENPRLLSTQNLGVNVETIFLRDSATLFIGSTDGMFIYDISNAPNIIHLSTYRHVTSCDPVVANENYAYVTLRSSVNNNACSRGVNQLDILDISDLTMPQEVNRIPMDHPIGLGLYGDTLLVCDDGIKVFSTVDPRNPYLITTQKEIDAVDIIPYGKQMIISTSTGFEQYEYHKGELKFLSKI